The Kwoniella dendrophila CBS 6074 chromosome 3, complete sequence genome contains a region encoding:
- a CDS encoding NADH-ubiquinone oxidoreductase 49 kDa subunit, whose amino-acid sequence MIRNLRPLLRNAPSSSKPAFRAISNSAIRSLATPAVEPSPVRAHSVEELHGLSAEEILKEGTSRKDAQMRHFTVNFGPQHPAAHGVLRLILELNGEEILRADPHIGLLHRGTEKLIEYKNYTQALPYFDRLDYVSMMTNELSYTLAVEKLLNIEVPERAKWIRTLFGEITRVLNHLMAVLTHAMDVGALTPFLWGFEEREKLMEFYERVSGARMHAAYFRPGGVAFDLPHGMLDDIFKWATQFSSRVDEIEEVVTGNRIWKGRTIGIGTVTAQQALDYSFSGVMLRGSGIPWDIRKVAPYDAYDKVEFDVPVGKNGDCYDRYLCRVQEFRESLRIIDQCLNKMPTGAVKVDDHKIVPPPRATMKESMEALIHHFKIYSEGYTVPPGETYTAIEAPKGEMGVYLVSDGSNRPYKCKIRAPGFAHLQGSDFMMRHQFLPDAVAIIGTMDLVFGEVDR is encoded by the exons ATGATCAGAAATCTACGACCATTACTTCGAAAtgcaccttcatcttcaaaaccTGCTTTTAGAGCAATCTCAAATTCAGCTATAAGATCTTTGGCTACTCCTGCTGTTGAACCTAGTCCAGTTAGAGCTCATTCAGTAGAAGA ATTACACGGTTTATCAGCAGAAGAAattttgaaagaaggtaCATCAAGGAAAGATGCTCAAATGAGACATTTCACTG TCAACTTCGGTCCTCAACATCCTGCTGCACACGGTGTGCTTCGATTGATTCTCGAATTGAACGGAGAG GAAATTCTTCGTGCCGATCCTCATATTGGTTTATTACATAGAGGTACagaaaaattgattgaatacAAAAACTATACACAAGCTTTACCATATTTCGATCGATTAGATTATGTATCTATGA TGACAAATGAATTGAGTTATACACTTGCTGTTGAAAAACTCTTAAATATTGAAGTACCAGAAAGAGCTAAATGGATTAGAACATTGTTCGGTGAAATCACTCGTGTATTGAATCATTTAATGGCTGTATTAAC ACACGCGATGGATGTTGGTGCTTTAACACCATTCTTGTGGGGTTTcgaagaaagagaaaaattaatGGAATTTTATGAAAGAGTTTCAGGTGCTCGTATGCACGCAGCATACTTTAGACCAGGTGGTGTAgcatttgatttaccacATGGAATGTTAGATGATATATTCAAATGGGCAACACAATTCTCATCAAGAGtggatgaaattgaagaagttgttaCAGGAAACAGAATCTGGAAAGGTAGAACAATTGGTATCGGTACTGTGACTGCTCAACAAGCTTTAGATTATTCTTTCTCTGGTGTTATGTTGAGAGGTTCAGGTATTCCATGGGATATCAG AAAAGTAGCCCCTTATGACGCTTATGATAAAGTAGAATTCGATGTTCCAGTAGGAAAGAATGGTGATTGTTATGATAGATATCTTTGTCGAGTACAAGAATTTAGAGAATCTTTAAGAATTATCGATCAATGTTTAAATAAAATGCCAACTGGTGCagttaaagttgatgatcaCAAAATcgtaccaccaccaagagCAACAATGAAAGAAAGTATGGAAGCcttaattcatcatttcaag ATTTATTCTGAAGGTTATACAGTACCACCAGGAGAAACATATACAGCAATTGAAGCgccaaaaggtgaaatgggTGTTTACTTAGTTTCTGATGGTTCAAATAGACCATATAAATGTAAAATTAGAGCACCAGGTTTCGCACATTTACAAGGTTCAGATTTCATGATGAGACATCAATTCTTACCTGATGCTGTAGCTATTATTGGTACTATGGATTTAGTatttggtgaagttgatcgATAA